GCTGCTGTCAAAGACGGGATAAAAAATGATCCGTATCATAAGGAATTATTTTACTATGCAGGGAAGCTTTCATTAAAAATGGGAAATGAACAGGAAGCGGAAAATTATTTAAGAGAAGCATTGGCAATAGACCCTTCCTATTTGGATGCCATACAGACGTTAATTAAACTATTTATACACCACGAAAAATATGAAGAAGCTGTGGATTTAATTGAATATTTTGAAGCTGAAGGCGAGGAACACCCACAATTGACGTGGGATTATGCTTATTGCTTGCAGCAACTCGAACGGTTTGAGGATGCATTAAGTCAATACCAGAGTGCATATACTTACTTTAAGAATAAGAAGGAATTCCTTGAAGACTACGGATACTTCTTAATGGAATACGGTCTTAGAAATGAAGCCATAAACATTTTCACAAATATCTTAGAAATTGACCCAACTAATGATGAAATAAGAGATATCATTGAGAGGTTAAGTGAGGCTTAGAGAGACATAGTGAGACAATTGTGAAATGGTATAGTGAGAGGAGGTAAAGGTAATGTCAACCCCTGTTTCTGTCCATGAGAAAAAAGACTTTATTCGGTGGTTTTTAAATCATTATCAACTAAAGAGGAGAGAGTGTGTTTGGATCTTAAATTACCTTATGAGTCATGATCAGCTAATGGAAAAGGTCCATTTTGTAGATCAAGCTCAGTATTGTCCTCGAGGTTTGATTATGTCAACACATTGTGTGGAAGAACCCCCATTCAAGTTTTATAAAGGAAATGTTATGACTACCGATGCTGAAAAATCATTTCACGATATTCGGCTGAATCGAGATGAGGAAATTTTTATTCAGTTAAATTTCCGGGCTTCCAGAAATTCTTATCAGTATGTAGCTGTACTTGAAGAGAATCCTTTCGTACCGAAGCATTTACAAGAAAACGAGAAGGATCGAATAATAGCTGAAAAGTTTCTTGAAACCAGTCTTAAAACCTTTCACAAAGAAAAACTACTTAAAGCGATTGATGATGCCCTTGATCGGCAAGATATGGAGAGGTTTTATCAATTAACAGAAGAGCTAAAAAGAATAAATCATGGATAAATATCTTCGAAAAAGTACATCGTTATGAATAGCGATGTATTTTTTTTGTGTTTGTTAACAAGCTTTTGTGAAATGTGCCTTGAGAATGGTGCGAGAGTTAATGGAGAGAACGCACGCAAAGTAGAAAATGCCCGAATAATGGTAAGCGGACAGAGGATTCGTTATTTGACTAAAAAAGCTGTATTTCAAAGGTTATCCGGACAGAGGTTCCGCTATTCGGTGATATTTGGGTGAAATAGCCCTCCAAACTACCAAATAGCGGAACGAGAGTCCGTTTGCGCTATGAATATTGTCCTTTGAATAAAAATAATGGAACCAGAGTCCGGCAGAGTTGTAAACTCACTCATAAGCGGACAGAGGATCCGTTATTTCGTCCAAAAGGCATGTTTTAAATGGTTGAGCGGACACAGGATCCGCTGTTCGGTGTAATTCAAATGAAAAAGCCCTCCAAACTACCAAATAGCGGAATGTGAGTCCGATTGCCTCCCAAAAACCTGCCTTTATATAAGAATAACGGAACCAGTGTCCGGCAACGATACTATCGACTAAAAACCCAAAAGCATTAATTGTAAAAAAAGCCGGTTAATCGTAGCACAAGTTTAAAGAAGGAAGGTTAACAGTAAGAAAATAAATACTTAAAACATTCCTTAATATGAAAAAGAGCACATATTTCGTGGAAGGCTGATTCAATTGAATCGAACCCACAAACTGTCACGAAAAGTTCAAAATTTAAAATAAGTTTCGTGATAAGATTACTATAGAAGTAGTAGGAGGTGAAAAGATTGCAGTGGAATGCGAAAGATTTATCTTCTTTAAAAGAAGTGAAAGAATACATAGATACAGCTATTGTTCCTCTACTTCCGATTTCCCTTAAAGGGGATATGGTGCAAACTGGTTCCATGGTTGAATTTACTCAGATGTTATCTATGGCCTTGCAAGTGCAGTTTACGGGAAGGACCCTTCTTTTTCCTCCATTTACATATTGGAAGCATGAAGAATTTAGTAAAAAAAGCATACGATTACAAGAATGGGAGCAAACTATTCAAAACGAAGGGTTTACCCATATATTCTACTTCACTTCTGATTTGGACTGGAAGCATTATGAGGCGGGACAGGGTAATGAAGTTTTAGTTTTACCAACCGTTCCATTAGAGTCAATGGAAGAAAAGTTTAAACATTCTATGATCCAAGATCAAGTAAAGCAGTTTATCAATCTCTTTGTGCAGAAATGGCAGCAATAAATTTGCTATTTATTCAATCAAAGTATTATATTGACCTTCATTTG
Above is a window of Bacillus carboniphilus DNA encoding:
- a CDS encoding YpiF family protein, which codes for MQWNAKDLSSLKEVKEYIDTAIVPLLPISLKGDMVQTGSMVEFTQMLSMALQVQFTGRTLLFPPFTYWKHEEFSKKSIRLQEWEQTIQNEGFTHIFYFTSDLDWKHYEAGQGNEVLVLPTVPLESMEEKFKHSMIQDQVKQFINLFVQKWQQ
- a CDS encoding ReoY family proteolytic degradation factor is translated as MSTPVSVHEKKDFIRWFLNHYQLKRRECVWILNYLMSHDQLMEKVHFVDQAQYCPRGLIMSTHCVEEPPFKFYKGNVMTTDAEKSFHDIRLNRDEEIFIQLNFRASRNSYQYVAVLEENPFVPKHLQENEKDRIIAEKFLETSLKTFHKEKLLKAIDDALDRQDMERFYQLTEELKRINHG